TGGAGAACTGGGCGCTGGAAGGCGGCTACATGATCATGCCGGGCAAGCTGGAACTGGTGGCCGGCTACGAGTCCCAGGATGCCGACAACTACGCCGACGAATGGACCCGGGCCTCGGTCGGTGCCAACTGGTTCGTGCACAAGCACGACCTGAAATTCCAGTTCACCTACCGCATGGGCGAGAATGTCGAGGGTGTGAACGGCAACGATCAGGACGAGATCTACCTGCAGGGCCAGTTCGTGTTCTAGACCGGACGGAGGTTACTTCCCCCTTATCCTCCTTCATGCAGGGATGCCTGAGCCCCGCCTTGTGGCGGGGCTTTTCTGTGTGCCTGAGGCGGGCGGGCGCAGTGCGGCGTACAATAGCGCCATGCGCCTGGACCGCTTTCTCAGCCAGAACACCGCCCTGACCCGTTCGCGTGCACGGCAGGCGATCCGCCGTGGCCGGGTGACGCTGGCGGGAGCCGAGGTGCGGGACCCGGCCGCGGCGGTTATGGGGGCGTCGGAGGTGTGTCTGGACGGCGCGCCGGTGCGTGTGCGCGGCCTGCGCTATTTCATGCTGTACAAACCGGTGGGCTGGGTCAGTGTCACCCGGCACGACCGTCATCCGACCGTGCTGGACCTGCTCGGGGTGGAGCCGCGCGCAGGGCTGCACGCGGCCGGGCGGTTGGACCTCTCAGCATCCGGAATGGTCCTGATTACGGATGACGGCGACTGGTCACACCGGCTGACCTCGCCGCGGCGCCACTGCCCCAAGCGTTATCGGGTCACCCTGGCCGAGCCCCTGACCGAGGCCCAGACAGCGGCGCTGCGAACGGGCGTGATACTGCGAGGCGAGAGTGAGCCGACGCGGCCGGCCCGGCTCGAGATCCTGGATGCCACCACCATCCTGCTGACGCTGACCGAGGGGCGCTATCACCAGGTTAAACGCATGTGCGCTGCGGCGGGCAACCGGGTGGTGGCGCTGCATCGGGAGGCCATCGGACCGCTGGAACTGGACGCCGCGCTGGAACCCGGCCAATGGCGGCCCCTGACGGATGAGGAAGTCAGATGTGCCGTGACGTAGGATGGGTGAAGGCGTTGCGCGCCGCAACCCATCGGTCCGCTCCCGAAAAAAAGATGGGTTTCGCCCGGCTTCACCCATCCTACGATACTCAACCCGCCAAACGAGTGCCTGCGGCCGGCCCCCTCTTGTGGGCGCATGTGCGCCGTTTGCACGCTAAGCCCGCAAGAGGGGGCCGGCCGCAGGCACGGCGCTGGTTCAATCGACACCGGAACCGGAGTGCACATCCGCCGCTGGCTTAACCGGGGGACGGGAACGCTGCGTTTGTTCCGGCCTACGAAGAGTTGTTCTGCAGCCGGTCCAGGAAGGCCCGGCGGGCCTGTTCCAGCCGTGCGTCCAGTTGTACGTCGTTGCCGCATTCGGCCAGCAGTTGCCGGCACTGAGCGTAGAAGGCGTCGAAGGCTGCCAGCACGGCGGCGGCCGGAACTTCGCGGCGGGCAGGCGTGC
This sequence is a window from Thiohalobacter thiocyanaticus. Protein-coding genes within it:
- a CDS encoding pseudouridine synthase encodes the protein MRLDRFLSQNTALTRSRARQAIRRGRVTLAGAEVRDPAAAVMGASEVCLDGAPVRVRGLRYFMLYKPVGWVSVTRHDRHPTVLDLLGVEPRAGLHAAGRLDLSASGMVLITDDGDWSHRLTSPRRHCPKRYRVTLAEPLTEAQTAALRTGVILRGESEPTRPARLEILDATTILLTLTEGRYHQVKRMCAAAGNRVVALHREAIGPLELDAALEPGQWRPLTDEEVRCAVT